A segment of the Onychomys torridus chromosome 16, mOncTor1.1, whole genome shotgun sequence genome:
GACGCTGAGCCTGTGTCTGAGATCCCAGGTGGGCAGGCCTCCTGGTTCTCTGTGCTCTCAGTAGCTCCCTCAGGTTCCTCTCCTTGCTTCTGTTGCCCTAGGTGATGTTCAACCATTGTCTGGAGCTCTAGGGGCATAGAGAAAGGAGGAAACATTGGATATGACTGCCTAAAATCTCCCTTGAGGGGTTCTCCCAAATTCAGTGGCCCCACCAATTGGTCTGTGCACATTGCTGGGTGCTTGAATTTCCAATGCATTGAGAGCTAAATAGCAAGGAACATTGGCTGGGcaataaggagaaagaaagagcctTCAAGTACACAGACACTCCTAGTTTACTAGGATCTATGGTCTCCCTAGGCGCAGGAGAGAAGCCTCAATTTGGACTCAAGGAATATAGTACCTTCCATGTGCTATGCTGATGAGGTCACATGTGCTATTTATCTGCCATAATGAGGAGGTGGTATTTAGGCTTGGGCTATGAATTAGTTTTACCAAGGCCACAAGAGACTCCTTCACATAGCAACAGCTCCACTCAAAGAAAGGCAGCCCCAGTGACCCTCAAGGATTCCCTGCAAAGGGTTACTAGATCTCCCCAGCTTCAGGCAGAAGGGAAATTGGAAAGGAGATGCCAAACCTTTCATGGTGGGTGTGGTCCTTGTCATCTTCTTCCGTTGCCGTGGAGACATTGACAAAGTTGACTGTGAAGGACACAGAGCCTAGATGGGTGCCAGCCCttctcaccctcctcctctgccttggCACACTTTTGGATTAGAAATCAGGGCAGGTGGGTttcaggagaaagagaagattcCTGTCTTTTAGCTGTTTCCACAAGGCTGACTCATGGAGACTGTGTGTGAGAGGAAGGTGGAGTGTGTGTAGAGGTACTCCCATACACCTTTTGGGCTGGGGTGCATGGAAGAGGGCATCAAAGGCTTTACTGGTAGGGAACATGGTTTTTGCTTTGGGTTCTGGGGAGCTTACGCAGGGCCTGTATATGCGAAGTGGGTTCTCTCtctcactgagccacatcctggaactggaggaccagggtttggcTTTTGAGTGCTGGGTTGAGAGGGAGGGACCAGCTTACCTTGAGAAGTGGGTTGGGGATCCGGTCTTCATCTATCTCTGGGGGAaataggaaacaacaacaacaacaacagcaacaacaaacaacaacaacaaaaacagtgatAAGAGCAGGAAACCCAGGGAGTtcccaaagacctgagttcttACGGAGAAGGGACTCTGCAGTCACCTCTGCTCTGAGCTGTCCCAGGAGCCTGCTGTCTCTGGATCCCCCTGCACTGCTGCTTGGCTTTGTCAAGACTTAGGCCCTGTGGCCAGGCTAAGCCTGCATCCTAGCCTTAGGCTTTGAGATCTATGAAGGCAGATTTGGGGtccttctgtttttttcccttctctgcaGCATCCAGGTCTCTTTCTCCTCCTAGTTATTCTTTTGCCCCCAAAGCCAGAGCTGAGCTTTCACAGGAGCAGGGCTGCCTGAGAGAGAATAGCAAACTTGTTCTGATTAGGCCCACAGATGTGCATCATTTATGGAAGTTGGGGGTAGGCTGGAGATTTGGGTATCCCAGATTTCAGACTAGCCTGGTCACTTCTTTTTCATACCTACCAAGCTCCTCTGACATTCTCCAATACCTTGTTCTGTCTCCAGACCTTGGTGGGGACTCTGGTGACAAGAATCCCATCTGCTCCCTGAGCTGTTTCTAACCTTACCCCCTGGAGACCTGATGCTAGATGATGGAGGCGGTCTCTCCCCCTCACAGCTGTCACGGCATTTGGGAGTGGGGATAGTGACATCGCAGTTGCTGGAGAAACCTAGAAGGCTGTCGCTACAGCAACCTGCACTTAGTTGGCCATCCCAGTTCCTGGAGGGCTTAGGAACCAGGTGGTTCCCTCCCCTCCTAGCACGGCTCtatctttctaaaaacaaaataaatcctgCTGAGGCAGCACAGGTGAATGTCTACTACCCAAGTCTGCCCTTCCTTTCTAGCACCCATCCCCTCTTAAAGGCATTTGTCCTTTGGGTTACCTGGGGATGACTGGTCACTGGTCAGCACAAGTGTGGCAGGGGTGGGGCGGCGCCTCCGAATCTGAGttaggggagggggaagaaaaggtCAGGTTAACCAGGAACACCACTCAGGCCAACTCTGTACATCCCTCAAAAAGTGTCAAGTTAACCTTAGAGTACTGTTGGCTCATTTAGGGATGAGCTGTTCTTAGGAACTCAAGAGACTACCTGGGCCGTCTACATGTTTCCTTCCCTGCACTGCCTCCTCACCCACTCTTGTCCTGTTCAGCTTTCCTTTCAGAAGCTTTGTCAACTCTGTGCATCCTTTGTTGTCCTTTGGTCCATCCTGGATCAATGGTCAGAAATAACgtgagaggtcagaggactttCCCTCAGCCTCTAGTGCTCCCCCTAAGCAGATATTAACCTTTTGTGGGTTCATACCTGTCTGCAGAAGGCCTCTCTCAGGCTCACCCATTAAGAAGGAAGAAGGACTTGAGTACACCTCTTCCCTGGCCACCACAGCTCCTCAACACTCTAAAGTTCCCTTAGCCTTGGACACACTGGCTTTTTGATTGGTCAGGGAAAAGGGAAGTGGTTCCAGTGGTGGACAGGGCATGAGGAGGGGTCCTGGGTAGAATCCTGGCCAGCCACAGGGGAAATTAGAATATAAAGCTGGTTGGTGGCTAGGGTTCCAACTGAACTCCAGCCCCCCTCCTGCTGCTGGTTTTTCTTCTTGTCCTGCTGTCTGTTGATTATTGCTGAATTCCACAGACTCTTGGGATGTGTAGTTTTTCCCTTTCTGGGGAATGTTTGGAAGAGAGTGGCACACAGGGGTAGAGTTCCTGCAGCTCTCTCAGGGCAGCTGTGGTGAAGCAGGAAGGAGTCCACTGAGGACCCAAATGATCAGGGTTAGATCTGTTCGTATCTATCACTTGgcatcaccaccactgccagtGGTGGGTGGAGGTGACAAGATGCCTAGAAAGTGGGAATAGTAGGAGGGACTGTGAGCCAGAGAGGGTGCTCTTCTCAAAGAAAGAACAGCATGTATGGAACGGGGCTGTGTGTGACCTCTTGCTTCAGGGGAAATCAGTGGCATCTGTTTTTAGTGACATTTCAAGGTCCCAGTAGAgccagacgtgtgtgtgtgtgtgtgtgtgtgtgtgtgtgtgtgtgttgtgcatgtttAAATAGTAAATGTGAATTGTCTCTGACTGTTCCTGGTACAAGATGCTTCATGTATGTGGGAGTGGGACCACCCCTTTGCTAGGATCTGTCTCCTTACTTGCCTTCTGACtgagtaggggtggggtgggaaggtttggggtttggggtggTTGCTGGAGGAGTGGAAGTGACCCAGACTGGTGGATTTGGGATTAATGGTTTGACATAGCACCTGTATCAGGCGCTCAAAAGGTCAGCAGGGCTCTGTGAGGTTGGGCAGGTCTCTTAACAGACTTTTTGCCCTAGATAGAGAGATTTGAAGCACCCTGAGTCCTTGAGAATTGTGATAGTGtcaggagggaggaaagccagACTTCCTGGGTCCTAGGAACCCAACAGAGAggtctcttttctgtttctgcccCACCTCTCCTAGCTCTCAAGGACATATGAAGGTTGTGGTGGAGGTTAGCAGTCTCCACCCTAACCCTGCTGTACACTTAGCTTCCCACTctttccccacctccaccccatggAGGCTGGGGTAGGAGCTCCTGCTATGCTTAGAGCTTAGCTACATACTTGGTAACACAGCAGGAAGGATGGGGGCAAACTTTTAGGCCCAGGAGACAGATTTCTGAAGACTAGAAAAGAGTGGGTAGAGTCCCAGCTCTTTGCCCATTTTGGCTCCTTAATGCTGTCATATGCCCCCATATGCTCCTTTGCCCCCAGCTCCGTGAATCAGCTagcctgccctcctccctcccacctcaatACCAAACAGAAGCAGGTGTCAGGTCCTGTCTGCTAGTGGGAGGCAGCTCTCAGAACTTCTAACTTCTACAGACCCACTCCTGGGCCTCCTTTCCTGGGACAGAAGTCATTTTAGCTAATCTCCTGTCTCAGGGCATAGGCCTATTTCTTGAGCCCATAGAAACCACTCCTCCTCTCGGGTGTATGAAGTCTCAATACACCCTCCCCAGCCACACCTTACAGCTCTGGAGATGCCCAAGGCCAGGATACCTGGCCTTCCCTTGCCCTGAGAAGTAAAGTTTCAAATAGCACATGTGTTGGCTCTTTTCATCCACACCCAAGTCTATCCATCAGCCTGAGCATCTTGGAAACCTCTCTCTCTTGCCCATCCCTAGTTGGGGAGCTTGGCAGTGAGTAGCTAGAGGCAGGAGCCCCAGCCTGGAGAGAGCAAGGTGCTCTTGTGGATGGGTAGGTCTCCACATGGCCAGGGAATGCGAAAAGAGACAGGCTGCAGGTAGTAGTCCTTTCCATACGCTCACTGACGCTGAGACACACTGCTCACTCACACACTGCCGCCTCTGCCAGGCTGCTCTGAGCTAAAAATAGGCCAGGCCAGGAGGCTGGGCCAGGGCCCTGCACACCCACCCGGTGAGCCAAGCTCTCTTAGTGGCTTGCTCCTGACTAAGCTTggaccccagcccctaggctctCTAGTCCACCGCACTGAGCCCCGcatcctacccccaccccctactCCAAAGGGCAGGAGTTAGACCCAGGACCCACGTGCTCCGACTTGCAGAAGGGAACAAATATCAGCTTGCAGACCCCCGCCCTCACCCCAAAGCTCCTCCTCCATCGCTGTTCTCATCCCCTTGGGTGCCACACTCAGGGCCCAGGTGCGAACAAGTCGGAGGGGCGGAGCTGTATCCTCTTCCCACTAGCCGCCCCCCTTCCGGCGGTACCCTTTAGGTCAGTGCCGACATCCAGCGGTAAACTCCCGGGGTTGACTGAGAGTAAGGGGACGCAAGGTCGCCAGAGGAGGAGGGGGTCGTGTCCACAAGGCAGAGCAGGGAGTGAACGACGCTCTCGGAGACTCCCAGCACAGGGACCCGCACTGATGGGGAGACCTGGCTCCGCCGttgggggaggagatggaggacccTCCCCCCATAAATTGGGCGAGTGCGTCCCAGAAGGGGTGCGGTGCCCGGCTCGGGGGCGAGGCAAGGATTCAGGTTCCACGGCCCGGTCCCTAGACCGTCGCCGAGTCTCGCTGCCCCGCCCTTCCCATACCTGCTCGGCCGCCTCGGGGTCCAGGTGCGGCTCCAGCAGCGGGACCGTGAACTGGATCTTCCGTGGGCTGTTATCCGGCTCCATGGCTTGGGGACCGGCGGCGGCGGGACTCGGGCTGGGGCGGGCGCGCTCCTTCTCCGCTGCGCTCCGGCCCCGGCCCCAGCCCGGCGCTCGGCTCGCAGCTCCAGGCTCGGCGCGCCCCACTCGGCCAGAGGACTGTGCTGCTGCGGATTGGCTCTGCACCGCCCCTCCCGGCCCCCTCTTCCCCAGTTCCTGAGCCTTAACCCCGTCGTGGCTGCACTGGAGGCTGTGCTGGTCGCCGCCTCTCTGGCTGGAGAGCCAGACCTGGGCGGGTCGCTGTTCTAGTCCATCGGTTGGCGGGCATCCAGGTATCCTAGAATTCTGGGCAGGGGGCGGGGGTGGATGTGAAAAGGGGCCATCAAGAACTTCTTAAAGCTGgggtaggtttcagggtctgggaaagtgGAAGGGCACAGCCTGAGAAGAAGATTGTATTTATGATGTAAAGCAGATTTCACAAAGAGAAAAGATGGAAAGGGAATTTAGGTATGCAGCAGGAGAGATTAAGATTAGACTATGGAGAAGACTTTCCCTTAAGGAAAATACTAGCGAGGAAGTGAAAACTTGGAGGGCAGTTATGGACTTTGGATCCTGTCCAGTCCAGGGAACACCCCggacagggagaggaggggaaggccTAGGAGGGTCTCAGGAGCGTGACTGGAATGAAGGTGGACCAAGGGCTTGGGGAAAGAGGGCCATTTAGGATAAAGAAGGAGCCATGGGGGTGAAAGCCAATCCTGCTTGTGAAATAGATTTCATTTTCTGCTTGCTACATTGTGGGCCTGCAAAGTAGGTGAAAGGCCTTCAAAGGGAGGACGGAGATGTGgtagagggatggagagggataCCCCTCTGGTGGAAAGGCCTGTTTGCAGTTGACTGGTGTCCACTTTCATTGTTGGCAGAAAAATGA
Coding sequences within it:
- the Ppp1r1a gene encoding protein phosphatase 1 regulatory subunit 1A, with translation MEPDNSPRKIQFTVPLLEPHLDPEAAEQIRRRRPTPATLVLTSDQSSPEIDEDRIPNPLLKSTLSMSPRQRKKMTRTTPTMKELQTMVEHHLGQQKQGEEPEGATESTENQEACPPGISDTGSASRLVTPGIAQKSAESTPKIQEQRGVQPSTEDTSAHVSPLDSQGASLV